Proteins encoded in a region of the Pelmatolapia mariae isolate MD_Pm_ZW linkage group LG16_19, Pm_UMD_F_2, whole genome shotgun sequence genome:
- the nrde2 gene encoding nuclear exosome regulator NRDE2: MALFPAFAEEASNKIRDSSTELDWLKNKSFQTGDALSLHGRFLEKTSEEQNKKEPSVSRDFSSEEDGEDGVAPRKKKRKKKQKKKHKKKSGRYSHSSASDSETIYPSDLKKEQEAERQEAPQLASRFSWLDDLQLPTEQPFCVDRKADPANWTYKSLYRGDVARYRRKGSSALGLDFHKQGVSWEDSEVTNKKKKKGGDRKKAADRYYSTVSRQLLKAAPALPALPASSDGSDGTSSAIFLPLGDDKADNKEGEKAHIGQTSSVNPLGVYDSSTALWLQGKGQQDQQKEDAHTEEGTALLGGRTEDFNRRLREQPADTQLWIEFIRYQDEASAAVFKGEEEQQGSDAAERRKSSYRAVLEKKLSIAERAVATNPLCIALQLERLRICQELWEPSALAKEWKKLVFLHPNSTPLWREYLLFTQSYFSSFTVSKVNTAYGKCLSTLSAVRDGSMVSHPALPGIEEDMLDIFTQQCHFLRQCSHSEKATALFQAMIDFTFFKPDSVRELSTKQQVEFFEPFWDSGEARVGELGARGWKAWMLQQERGGWLQPTAEEEEEEEEDEEEVKDRTQPRGTIWLDVESSREATHWLPWRPDKAKGQSEEDCEDPDRQVLFDDIGPSLICLSSPELHLRLLLRFLSFLGLPVDSVLSVSPGQPGLLLENLSLLTQGNAPQRPLTSYDLADGGINSVGHMTTLQGTRKWVGLGKQGEKFLTNLFNMLQPVLPPHHRAFLSLSWIQYEKLKVMRCLHGGNKKRLRSQGKSSKRVAKRLLKEPDNRSSLVLWREYGHLEWLLGNLDEARKVFSTATALGGTKGLSSLALCDLCLLWSQLELEDGAKERGGQPADVTASPAVSVLTRLAEGTSASSTSSSLSTVSILKARKSYEQALAASLSVLDQNRKVQDDLMAEKLRLRGLVGCYTLFQYLTVSVQAANAVYTQVREKMEELHRTLTAEQQLNSSKDGKLARADADSNRPCVSRVAAECEALAWQQAALLKYHNSVAVFPLVTLRQTLTSALPVWTTSVPLWSIYVQVENRYHSAGRARQFFHFVTRNCSSVVPRLFAIVAEQQRKQLVDAAQRSCFHDEPLSILPENGLSNRIRGLFENAIATETGAHCPLLWRMYIHFLVSEGKVDKATGIFYKALQNIPWCKGLYMDAVQLFPDHLQEFVDLLTEKELRVRLPLEELDILLED; the protein is encoded by the exons ATGGCGCTGTTTCCAGCGTTTGCAGAAGAGGCGAGCAACAAAATTAGAGATTCTTCCACAG AGTTAGATTGGCTGAAGAATAAGAGTTTTCAGACAGGAGATGCGCTCTCTCTTCACGGTCGATTTCTAGAGAAGACCAGCGAGGAGCAAAACAAGAAGGAACCAAG TGTTAGCAGAGATTTCAGCTCTGAAGAGGACGGAGAGGATGGTGTGGCacccagaaagaagaaaaggaagaagaaacagaagaaaaagcacaaaaaaaagagcgGGAGGTATTCGCACAGCAGCGCATCTGACTCTGAAACCATCTACCCGAGTGATCTCAAAAAGGAGCAAGAAGCCGAAAG GCAGGAGGCTCCTCAGTTAGCGAGCCGTTTCTCTTGGTTGGATGACCTCCAGTTGCCCACAGAGCAGCCGTTTTGTGTGGACCGAAAAGCAGACCCCGCCAACTGGACTTACAAGTCTCTGTACAGAGGAGACGTAGCCAG GTATAGAAGGAAAGGCAGCTCGGCTCTGGGTTTGGACTTTCACAAGCAGGGGGTCAGCTGGGAGGACTCAGAGGTGactaataagaagaagaagaaaggcggCGACAGGAAGAAGGCAGCGGACAGATACTACTCTACAGTCAGTCGACAGCTGCTGAAGGCAGCGCCTGCTCTTCCTGCATTACCAGCGAGTTCTGATGGTAGCGATGGCACCAGTTCCGCAATCTTCCTCCCTCTGGGTGACGATAAGGCAGACAATAAAGAAGGAGAGAAAG cTCACATAGGGCAGACGTCATCGGTGAATCCCCTCGGTGTGTATGACTCCTCGACGGCCCTCTGGCTGCAGGGGAAAGGACAGCAAGACCAGCAAAAGGAGGACGCTCACACAGAGGAGGGCACTGCACTTTTGGGTGGCAGGACCGAAGATTTCAACAGGCGGCTGAGAGAGCAGCCAGCAGACACACAGCTGTGGATAGAGTTCATACGATACCAG GATGAGGCGAGTGCAGCTGTGTTCAAAGgtgaggaggagcagcaggGCAGTGATGCTGCTGAGCGCCGCAAGTCTTCCTACAGGGCAGTGCTGGAGAAAAAGCTAAGCATTGCAGAGCGCGCCGTGGCCACCAACCCCCTCTGCATAGCTCTGCAACTCGAGAGACTCCGCATCTGCCAGGAGCTCTGGGAGCCCTCAGCTCTGGCTAAAGAGTGGAAGAAACTG GTGTTTCTCCACCCAAACAGCACCCCCCTGTGGAGGGAGTATCTGCTCTTCACCCAGAGCTatttcagcagcttcactgtgtcCAAGGTCAACACTGCGTACGGCAAGTGTCTGAGCACGCTCAGTGCTGTCCGAGACGGCAGCATGGTGTCTCACCCGGCTCTGCCAGGAATAGAGGAGGATATGTTGG ATATCTTCACGCAGCAGTGTCACTTTCTGCGTCAGTGCAGTCACTCGGAGAAGGCGACTGCCCTGTTTCAGGCAATGATTGACTTTACCTTCTTCAAGCCTGACAGCGTGCGAGAGCTGTCCACTAAGCAGCAG GTCGAGTTCTTTGAGCCGTTCTGGGACAGCGGCGAAGCAAGGGTCGGGGAGCTGGGCGCCAGAGGCTGGAAAGCCTGGATGCTCCAACAAGAGCGAGGAGGTTGGCTACAACCCACTGCag aggaggaggaagaagaggaagaggatgaagaggaggtgAAGGACAGGACCCAGCCCAGAGGTACCATCTGGCTGGATGTGGAGTCATCTCGTGAAGCCACACACTGGTTGCCCTGGAGACCCGACAAAGCCAAGGGCCAGTCAGAGGAGGACTGTGAGGATCCTGACAGACAG GTGTTGTTTGATGACATCGGCCCGTCACTGATTTGTTTGTCTTCGCCAGAGCTCCATCTCCGCCTGCTTCTCCGTTTCTTGAGCTTTTTGGGTTTGCCTGTGGACTCAGTGCTCTCGGTTTCCCCAGGTCAGCCTGGCTTGCTGCTGGAGAACCTTTCTCTGCTCACTCAAG GTAATGCTCCCCAGCGTCCTCTGACCTCCTATGATTTAGCTGATGGTGGCATTAACTCTGTCGGTCACATGACTACTCTCCAAGGAACACGGAAGTGGGTGGGGCTTGGCAAACAGGGCGAGAAGTTCCTCACGAACTTGTTCAATATGCTTCAGCCTGTGCTTCCGCCCCACCACCGAGCCTTCCTGTCACTCAGCTGGATCCAGTATGAGAAACTCAAG GTCATGCGCTGCCTGCACGGCGGAAATAAAAAGCGCCTTCGTTCTCAGGGGAAGAGCAGCAAGCGAGTTGCCAAGCGGCTGCTCAAAGAACCAGACAATCGCTCATCATTAGTGTTGTGGCGGGAGTACGGCCACCTGGAATGGCTGCTGGGCAACCTGGATGAGGCCCGCAAAGTGTTCTCCACTGCGACAGCGCTTGGGGGAACCAAAGGGCTGAGCAGTCTCGCTCTGTGTGATCTCTGCCTGCTGTGGTCCCAGCTGGAGTTGGAGGATGGAGCGAAAGAGCGAGGGGGTCAACCGGCTGATGTAACAGCATCCCCGGCTGTGTCTGTACTGACCCGGCTAGCAGAAGGAACCTCTGCATCGTCCACTTCATCCTCCCTCTCCACGGTTTCCATCCTGAAAGCCAGAAAATCGTATGAACAGGCTCTGGCTGCCAGTTTATCAGTACTGGACCAAAACAGAAAAG TCCAAGATGACCTGATGGCAGAGAAGCTGAGGTTGAGAGGTCTGGTTGGCTGCTACACTCTTTTCCAGTACCTCACGGTGAGCGTGCAAGCAGCCAACGCAGTCTACACCCAGGTTAGAGAGAAGATGGAGGAACTACACCGCACGTTAACAGCTGAACAGCAGCTGAACAGCAGCAAGGACGGTAAGCTCGCAAGAGCTGACGCTGACTCAAACAGGCCCTGTGTCAGCAGGGTAGCTGCTGAGTGTGAGGCGTTGGCCTGGCAGCAGGCGGCACTGCTCAAGTACCACAACAGCgttgctgtgtttcctctggtGACACTGAGGCAAACGCTGACATCGGCCCTCCCAGTCTGGACCACCAGCGTCCCTCTCTGGAGCATTTATGTACAG GTGGAGAACCGTTACCATAGCGCTGGCCGGGCACGCCAGTTTTTTCACTTTGTAACCAGAAACTGCAGCAGCGTGGTGCCGCGTCTCTTTGCCATTGTTGCTGAACAGCAAAGGAAGCAGCTGGTAGATGCAGCTCAGAG ATCGTGTTTCCATGATGAGCCCTTATCCATCCTGCCGGAGAATGGCCTCAGCAACCGCATCCGTGGACTGTTTGAAAACGCCATAGCAACAGAAACTGGGGCTCATTGTCCTTTACTTTGGAgaatgtacatccacttcctg GTGTCTGAAGGAAAAGTGGATAAAGCCACAGGAATCTTCTACAAGGCCTTACAGAATATCCCCTGGTGTAAG ggtTTGTATATGGACGCAGTGCAGCTGTTCCCCGATCACCTGCAGGAGTTTGTAGACCTGTTGACAGAGAAAGAACTGCGAGTGCGACTGCCTTTAGAAGAATTGGACATACTGCTGGAAGACTGA
- the LOC134644222 gene encoding tubulin beta-4B chain, whose product MREIVHLQAGQCGNQIGAKFWEVISDEHGIDPTGTYHGDSDLQLERINVYYNEATGGKYVPRAVLVDLEPGTMDSVRSGPFGQVFRPDNFVFGQSGAGNNWAKGHYTEGAELVDSVLDVVRKEAESCDCLQGFQLTHSLGGGTGSGMGTLLISKIREEYPDRIMNTFSVVPSPKVSDTVVEPYNATLSVHQLVENTDETYCIDNEALYDICFRTLKLTTPTYGDLNHLVSATMSGVTTCLRFPGQLNADLRKLAVNMVPFPRLHFFMPGFAPLTSRGSQQYRALTVPELTQQMFDAKNMMAACDPRHGRYLTVAAIFRGRMSMKEVDEQMLNVQNKNSSYFVEWIPNNVKTAVCDIPPRGLKMAATFIGNSTAIQELFKRISEQFTAMFRRKAFLHWYTGEGMDEMEFTEAESNMNDLVSEYQQYQEATAEEEGEFEEEGEEDMA is encoded by the exons ATGAGGGAAATAGTTCATCTGCAGGCCGGCCAGTGCGGCAACCAGATCGGTGCGAAG tTCTGGGAGGTTATAAGTGACGAACATGGCATCGATCCCACCGGGACTTACCACGGAGACAGCGACCTACAGCTGGAGCGAATCAACGTGTACTACAACGAGGCTACAG GTGGGAAGTATGTCCCTCGTGCGGTCCTGGTGGACTTGGAGCCGGGCACAATGGACTCTGTGAGGTCCGGCCCCTTCGGTCAGGTGTTCAGACCTGACAACTTTGTCTTTG GTCAGAGCGGGGCAGGCAACAACTGGGCTAAAGGCCACTACACTGAGGGGGCGGAGCTGGTGGACTCAGTCCTGGATGTGGTGAGGAAGGAGGCAGAGAGCTGCGACTGCCTCCAGGGCTTCCAACTCACGCACTCCCTGGGCGGAGGTACGGGCTCCGGCATGGGCACGCTGCTCATCAGCAAGATCCGCGAGGAATACCCGGATCGCATCATGAACACTTTCAGCGTGGTTCCCTCCCCCAAG GTGTCTGACACGGTGGTGGAACCATACAACGCCACCCTCTCTGTCCACCAGCTGGTAGAGAACACGGATGAGACTTACTGCATCGATAACGAGGCCCTGTACGACATCTGCTTCCGCACGCTGAAGCTCACGACGCCCACCTACGGCGACCTTAACCATCTCGTCTCGGCCACGATGAGCGGCGTTACCACCTGCCTCCGCTTTCCAGGCCAGCTCAACGCAGACCTGAGAAAACTGGCCGTGAACATGGTGCCGTTTCCCAGGCTGCACTTCTTCATGCCGGGCTTCGCACCCCTGACCAGCCGCggcagccagcagtacag GGCGTTGACCGTTCCCGAGCTAACCCAGCAGATGTTCGACGCCAAGAACATGATGGCAGCATGCGACCCACGCCACGGGCGCTATCTCACAGTTGCTGCCATCTTCCGAGGCCGCATGTCCATGAAGGAGGTGGACGAGCAGATGCTGAACGTGCAGAACAAGAACAGCAGCTACTTCGTGGAGTGGATCCCCAACAACGTCAAGACGGCCGTCTGCGACATCCCGCCGCGCGGCCTCAAGATGGCTGCCACATTCATTGGCAACAGCACGGCCATCCAGGAGCTGTTCAAGCGCATCTCTGAGCAGTTCACCGCCATGTTCCGCCGCAAGGCCTTCCTTCACTG GTACACTGGCGAGGGCATGGACGAGATGGAGTTCACGGAGGCCGAGAGCAACATGAACGACCTGGTGTCCGAGTACCAGCAGTACCAGGAGGCCACGGCCGAGGAGGAGGGAGAGTTCGAGGAGGAGGGTGAAGAGGACATGGCCTAA